The following is a genomic window from Branchiostoma lanceolatum isolate klBraLanc5 chromosome 10, klBraLanc5.hap2, whole genome shotgun sequence.
aacgACGATGACCTGGTAATGACCTCGGGACACCATGCTCCTTGTCTTCATCCTCCtcgttgtcatgacaacagACGTCACACCAATCACTCATCGACATGTTGGGCCCGTTCTCGCGCCCAGGATCATGGTCCCTGGGGACGAGTCAGACGGCAGTGGTGAGAGCGGCGATGGGGACAATCAGCTGACCTCTGATCCCGATGGAGGTCAtcagttgacctctgaccccgaTGGCGACCAcgagctgacctctgaccccaaTGGATACCAACAGCTGACCTCTGAACCAGCTTTCCAACCGACTGTTGCACCCGACAGATCACCCGGTACCATTTCCGCAGAGAAAGACGATGAGGAGGATTTTTTAACGTACAAAGATGCAGAAGACACAAAGGAAGTTCTTTCTACCGGAGTCGCAGAGACGGTTAGTTTTACGGATAGACCGCATACTACCATTGCGAGCACTGTCCGGACTAACGGTTATGTCTCAACAGCTCAGCAAAGGACGGTCGGTGTTCTCAATAgtaaaactaaaactaaaaggACAAGTCGAGACAACAGAGGGAGAGAGTCGAACGTTACGAAAGACGAGGTGAGTTTTTGCCCCGCGTTCTGCTGTAGCTCCAACGTGACGTGCAGATACGACTTCGAGGTTCTCCCCATCTGTGCCTGTAACAAGGCGGGCCCGTACGAAACCTGCGAGCTCTCCAACGGAGACAACCCGATTTGGGCAGACGTCTTAAAGATGGCGCCCGACCGGAAACGGGGCGTGTGCATGGAATTGTGGGATAGGGACCAGAACAACGTCACGAGGTATAGATTACACTGTCACGTGACGGGCGTCCAGGATTTTACTTACACCTCCGTTCATTGGAACGCGTCGGTACCGAATGACGCGCAGGACAAGAATCTACC
Proteins encoded in this region:
- the LOC136444000 gene encoding uncharacterized protein, encoding MLLVFILLVVMTTDVTPITHRHVGPVLAPRIMVPGDESDGSGESGDGDNQLTSDPDGGHQLTSDPDGDHELTSDPNGYQQLTSEPAFQPTVAPDRSPGTISAEKDDEEDFLTYKDAEDTKEVLSTGVAETVSFTDRPHTTIASTVRTNGYVSTAQQRTVGVLNSKTKTKRTSRDNRGRESNVTKDEVSFCPAFCCSSNVTCRYDFEVLPICACNKAGPYETCELSNGDNPIWADVLKMAPDRKRGVCMELWDRDQNNVTRYRLHCHVTGVQDFTYTSVHWNASVPNDAQDKNLPNQRPCLMFIHTAGPPLRNKTAMDETLQYAGFAMIFVFIGVIMCCCRNQETTDEDEPLERKASDAWVDQALG